Proteins encoded together in one Rhizobium bangladeshense window:
- a CDS encoding histone deacetylase family protein produces the protein MRVIYSEDHKLRDARTELHAGQLVTPFEAPFRAEWILAAVREAGFADVVAPDPHGLETAEKVHDPAYLDFLATVWDRWVAAGFEGEAIANSFPVRRTSQRVPDNIVGAIGHYANAADTSITKGSYEAAIASMRCAITGADWLNAGNRFAFALCRPPGHHAGIDLFGGYCFINNAGVAAQRLIDHGAKKVAVLDVDFHHGNGTQDLFYHRGDVFTASLHGDPMFAFPYFLGHADEQGEGQGTGTNRNYPMPPHTPWPVWSSALADALARIKAFGAEAIVVALGVDTFERDPISFFQLKSEDFIRMGEMISSAGLPVVTCMEGGYGVPEIGLNVANVLTGLEA, from the coding sequence ATGCGCGTCATCTATTCCGAAGACCACAAGCTGCGCGACGCCAGAACAGAGCTTCATGCCGGCCAGCTGGTGACGCCCTTCGAGGCGCCGTTCCGTGCTGAATGGATCCTGGCGGCGGTCAGGGAGGCGGGCTTTGCCGATGTCGTGGCGCCGGATCCTCACGGACTGGAAACGGCCGAAAAAGTGCATGATCCCGCCTATCTCGATTTTCTCGCGACCGTCTGGGACCGCTGGGTGGCGGCCGGCTTCGAGGGTGAGGCGATCGCCAATTCCTTCCCGGTCCGCCGCACCAGCCAGCGCGTGCCAGATAATATCGTCGGCGCAATCGGCCATTACGCCAATGCCGCCGACACCTCCATCACCAAAGGCTCTTACGAAGCGGCGATAGCCTCCATGCGTTGCGCCATCACAGGTGCAGATTGGCTGAATGCCGGCAACCGTTTCGCCTTTGCGCTTTGCCGTCCGCCCGGCCATCATGCCGGCATCGATCTCTTTGGCGGCTATTGTTTCATCAACAATGCTGGCGTCGCCGCCCAGCGGCTCATTGATCACGGCGCAAAGAAGGTCGCCGTGCTCGATGTCGATTTCCATCACGGCAACGGCACGCAGGATCTCTTCTATCACAGAGGCGATGTTTTCACCGCGTCGCTGCATGGCGATCCCATGTTTGCCTTTCCCTATTTCCTCGGCCATGCCGACGAACAGGGCGAAGGGCAGGGCACCGGTACCAACCGCAACTATCCGATGCCGCCCCACACACCCTGGCCGGTCTGGTCTTCTGCCCTTGCCGATGCGCTCGCCCGCATCAAGGCTTTCGGCGCCGAGGCGATTGTCGTGGCCCTCGGCGTCGATACCTTCGAGCGCGACCCGATCTCCTTCTTCCAGCTGAAATCCGAGGATTTCATTCGCATGGGAGAGATGATCTCTTCTGCCGGGCTGCCCGTCGTCACCTGCATGGAGGGCGGTTACGGCGTGCCGGAAATAGGCCTCAACGTCGCAAATGTACTCACAGGTCTCGAAGCCTGA
- the lepA gene encoding translation elongation factor 4, whose product MARMSTISTTPLSHIRNFSIVAHIDHGKSTLADRLIQTTGGLAEREMSEQVLDNMEIERERGITIKAQTVRLHYQANNGEKYVLNLIDTPGHVDFAYEVSRSLSACEGSLLVVDASQGVEAQTLANVYQAIDNNHELVTVLNKIDLPAAEPDRIKEQIEEVIGIDASEAVLISAKTGLGIPDVLEAIVHKLPAPKSPGGEKAPLKALLVDSWYDTYLGVMVLVRIIDGVLTKGQTIRMMGTGAKYQVERVGVLTPKMVHVDSLGPGEIGFITASIKEVADTRVGDTITEDKRPTAEALPGFKPAQPVVFCGLFPVDAADFEDLRAAMGKLRLNDASFSFEMESSAALGFGFRCGFLGLLHLEIIQERLEREFDLDLIATAPSVVYQLTMTDGSERELHNPADMPDVVKIAEIREPWIKATILTPDDYLGGILKLCQDRRGIQTELTYVGTRAMITYELPLNEVVFDFYDRLKSISKGYASFDYHLEGYREGNLVKMSILVNGEPVDALSMLVHRTAAEKRGRDMCERLKELIPKHMFKIPIQAAIGGNVIARETISALRKDVTAKCYGGDATRKRKLLDKQKEGKKRMRQFGKVEIPQEAFIAALKMGDE is encoded by the coding sequence ATGGCGCGCATGAGCACCATTTCGACCACTCCGTTGTCCCATATCCGCAACTTTTCGATCGTGGCCCATATCGACCACGGCAAATCGACGCTGGCCGACCGCCTGATCCAGACGACGGGCGGACTTGCCGAGCGCGAAATGTCCGAGCAGGTGCTCGACAATATGGAGATCGAGCGCGAACGCGGCATCACCATCAAGGCCCAGACCGTGCGCCTGCACTACCAGGCGAACAATGGCGAGAAATATGTTCTCAACCTGATCGACACGCCCGGCCACGTCGACTTCGCCTATGAAGTCTCGCGGTCGCTGTCGGCCTGCGAGGGCTCACTGCTGGTCGTCGACGCTTCGCAGGGGGTGGAAGCGCAGACGCTCGCCAATGTCTACCAGGCGATCGACAACAACCACGAACTCGTCACTGTCCTCAACAAGATCGACCTGCCGGCCGCCGAACCCGACCGAATCAAGGAACAGATCGAGGAAGTGATCGGCATCGACGCTTCGGAGGCCGTGCTGATTTCGGCCAAGACCGGCCTCGGTATTCCCGACGTGCTCGAGGCGATCGTCCACAAGCTGCCGGCGCCGAAGAGCCCGGGCGGCGAGAAGGCGCCGCTGAAGGCGCTGCTCGTCGACAGCTGGTACGACACCTATCTCGGCGTCATGGTTCTCGTGCGCATCATCGACGGCGTGCTGACCAAGGGCCAGACGATCCGCATGATGGGCACCGGTGCAAAATACCAGGTCGAACGCGTCGGCGTGCTGACGCCGAAGATGGTCCATGTCGACAGCCTCGGCCCCGGCGAGATCGGCTTCATCACCGCCTCGATCAAGGAAGTGGCCGATACCCGCGTCGGCGACACGATCACCGAGGACAAGCGCCCGACCGCCGAGGCCTTGCCGGGCTTCAAGCCGGCGCAACCCGTCGTCTTCTGCGGCCTTTTTCCGGTCGATGCCGCCGATTTTGAGGATCTGCGCGCCGCGATGGGCAAGCTTCGCCTCAACGACGCGTCCTTCTCCTTCGAGATGGAATCGTCTGCCGCTCTTGGTTTCGGCTTCCGCTGCGGCTTCCTCGGCCTCTTGCATCTTGAAATCATCCAGGAGCGCCTGGAGCGCGAGTTCGACCTCGACCTCATCGCAACGGCACCTTCCGTCGTCTATCAGCTGACGATGACTGACGGCAGCGAGCGCGAGCTGCACAACCCGGCCGACATGCCCGATGTCGTCAAGATTGCCGAAATCCGCGAGCCCTGGATCAAGGCGACGATCCTGACGCCGGACGACTATCTCGGCGGGATTCTGAAGCTCTGCCAGGACCGCCGCGGCATCCAGACCGAGCTGACCTATGTCGGCACCCGCGCGATGATAACCTATGAACTGCCGCTCAACGAAGTCGTCTTCGACTTCTACGACCGTCTGAAATCGATCTCGAAGGGTTATGCATCCTTCGACTATCACCTCGAAGGCTACCGCGAAGGCAACCTCGTGAAGATGTCGATTTTGGTCAACGGCGAGCCGGTCGATGCGCTGTCGATGCTCGTGCACCGCACCGCAGCTGAAAAGCGCGGCCGCGACATGTGCGAGCGGCTGAAGGAGCTGATTCCGAAGCACATGTTCAAAATCCCGATTCAGGCGGCGATCGGCGGCAACGTGATTGCCCGCGAAACCATCTCGGCGCTGCGCAAGGACGTGACGGCCAAGTGCTACGGCGGCGACGCCACCCGCAAGCGCAAGCTGCTCGACAAGCAGAAGGAAGGCAAGAAGCGCATGCGCCAGTTCGGCAAGGTGGAGATCCCGCAGGAAGCCTTCATTGCAGCGCTGAAGATGGGCGACGAATAA
- a CDS encoding group III truncated hemoglobin has translation MNNDIQGRPANIAAIRERAEAEMRAMGVDEAFIGRLVETFYGRVLTHPDLGPVFDARLSGRWPEHMVKMKSFWSAVAFRSGAYGGKPVQAHTGVQNLTPDLFPKWLTLFAATLDDVAPSPEAKDWFMTTAERIAKSLTLSLFYNPALDDPAKRAG, from the coding sequence ATGAACAATGACATTCAGGGCCGCCCCGCAAATATCGCGGCCATCCGCGAAAGGGCGGAGGCCGAAATGCGAGCGATGGGCGTCGACGAGGCCTTCATCGGCAGGCTGGTCGAGACTTTCTACGGACGCGTGCTGACGCATCCCGATCTCGGCCCCGTATTCGATGCCAGGCTCTCCGGCCGATGGCCGGAGCATATGGTGAAGATGAAGAGCTTCTGGTCGGCCGTTGCGTTTCGCAGCGGCGCCTATGGCGGCAAGCCGGTGCAGGCGCATACGGGCGTTCAGAACCTGACGCCAGACCTCTTTCCGAAGTGGCTGACGCTGTTTGCCGCAACGCTTGACGATGTCGCCCCCTCACCGGAAGCCAAGGACTGGTTCATGACGACCGCAGAACGGATCGCCAAGAGCCTGACGCTGTCGCTGTTCTACAATCCCGCTCTCGACGATCCCGCGAAAAGAGCGGGCTGA
- a CDS encoding GFA family protein, translating into MPVENLPMEGGCRCGQVRLKISAPPLLTMACHCTGCQKMTASAYSLSAAIPSEGFEVTKGEPVIGGLHGASKHYFCPHCMSWMFTRPEGMDWFVNLRVTMLDDPSWFTPFIETWTSEKLSFAETGAVYSYPALPEMDAYEGLVKEYMGRG; encoded by the coding sequence ATGCCAGTAGAGAATTTACCGATGGAAGGCGGCTGCCGTTGCGGCCAAGTGCGGTTGAAGATCAGCGCGCCGCCGCTGCTCACCATGGCTTGCCATTGCACGGGCTGCCAGAAGATGACTGCCAGCGCCTATTCACTAAGCGCCGCCATTCCCAGCGAAGGCTTCGAGGTAACCAAGGGCGAGCCTGTTATTGGCGGCCTGCACGGCGCCAGCAAGCATTATTTCTGCCCGCACTGCATGAGCTGGATGTTCACCCGGCCGGAAGGCATGGACTGGTTCGTCAATCTGCGCGTCACCATGCTCGACGACCCCAGCTGGTTCACGCCCTTCATCGAGACATGGACGAGCGAGAAGCTGTCTTTCGCCGAGACCGGAGCGGTCTACAGCTACCCGGCGTTGCCTGAGATGGATGCCTATGAGGGGCTGGTGAAGGAGTATATGGGCAGAGGGTGA
- a CDS encoding alpha/beta hydrolase produces MSDPMPDAQPQFMTVGDGEAAREIAMLVRPAQTGNTAPSLVWLSGYRSDMSGTKALELDGLARELGVACIRLDYSGHGLSGGSFRDGTISRWLEEALAVIRHLGPDRIILVGSSMGGWIALRLAQELARQGGPKLAGMVLIAPAPDFTSELIEPNLTAKERKSLAERGYFEERSQYSPEPNIYTRALIEDGRKNRVLDGMIETGCPVHILQGMKDPDVPHAHAMKLLEHLPADDVVLTFVRDGDHRLSRPGDIALLLSAVKGIIRSSTNMQMPI; encoded by the coding sequence ATGTCCGATCCGATGCCCGATGCCCAGCCGCAATTCATGACGGTCGGCGACGGCGAAGCGGCGCGTGAAATCGCCATGCTCGTTCGCCCCGCCCAAACCGGCAATACCGCCCCGTCGCTCGTTTGGCTATCCGGCTACCGTTCCGACATGAGCGGTACCAAGGCCCTGGAGCTCGACGGGCTGGCGCGCGAACTTGGTGTCGCCTGCATCCGCCTCGACTATTCAGGCCACGGGCTTTCCGGTGGGAGCTTCCGCGACGGCACAATCTCGCGCTGGCTGGAGGAAGCCCTTGCCGTCATCCGCCACCTCGGGCCCGACCGGATCATTCTTGTCGGCTCGTCGATGGGAGGCTGGATCGCGCTCCGGCTGGCGCAGGAACTCGCCCGACAGGGCGGTCCAAAGCTCGCCGGCATGGTGCTGATTGCGCCAGCGCCCGATTTCACCTCCGAGCTGATCGAGCCGAATCTGACGGCCAAGGAGCGCAAGTCGCTGGCAGAGCGCGGCTATTTCGAAGAGCGCTCGCAATACAGTCCGGAACCGAACATCTATACGCGGGCACTGATCGAGGACGGGCGCAAAAACCGGGTGCTTGACGGGATGATCGAGACGGGATGCCCCGTGCATATCCTTCAGGGCATGAAAGATCCAGACGTGCCGCATGCGCACGCGATGAAGCTTCTGGAGCACCTTCCCGCCGATGACGTGGTGCTGACCTTCGTCCGCGACGGCGACCACCGCCTTTCCCGCCCCGGCGACATCGCCCTTCTCCTCAGCGCCGTCAAAGGCATCATTCGTTCATCAACAAATATGCAGATGCCCATTTGA
- a CDS encoding transglutaminase-like cysteine peptidase encodes MRFKGIFVAMMAVFAMATAAIPAPSRNASMVTGNATSQPIGHYDFCQIHSSECGANRNAGPVEMTPAKWSLVRSVNATLNGTIKPMTDKEIYGKDEVWAYPTTAGDCEDFALLKRRILIQRGFPAADLLMTVVRKPDGEGHAVLTLRTAEGDFVLDNLAADVKPWFATPYTFVKRQSSYNAGRWVTIENGRDLLVGALR; translated from the coding sequence GTGCGATTCAAAGGTATCTTTGTGGCCATGATGGCCGTGTTTGCGATGGCGACTGCCGCCATCCCAGCTCCAAGCAGAAATGCTTCCATGGTAACAGGCAACGCCACCTCACAACCGATCGGCCATTACGATTTCTGTCAGATCCACAGCAGTGAATGCGGCGCAAACCGCAATGCAGGCCCGGTCGAGATGACGCCTGCCAAGTGGTCGCTCGTCCGTTCGGTCAACGCCACGCTTAACGGCACGATTAAGCCGATGACCGACAAGGAAATCTACGGCAAGGACGAGGTCTGGGCCTACCCGACCACCGCCGGCGATTGCGAGGATTTCGCGCTGCTGAAGCGCCGCATCCTGATTCAGCGCGGCTTTCCGGCCGCCGACCTGCTGATGACCGTCGTGCGGAAACCTGACGGTGAAGGTCATGCCGTCTTGACGCTGCGCACCGCCGAGGGCGACTTCGTGCTCGATAATCTTGCTGCCGACGTGAAGCCCTGGTTTGCGACGCCCTATACATTCGTCAAGCGCCAGTCGAGCTACAATGCCGGCCGCTGGGTCACCATCGAGAACGGCCGCGACCTTCTGGTCGGCGCTCTTCGCTAA
- a CDS encoding EamA family transporter produces MQDEMNDDAGVLALETPATSSGLAAGGLMCLLSMSSIQFGAALSSQAIASYGPAGASWLRLALAAIILAVVVRPRVVSYDRAQWTSALVLGATTALMTMSFFAAIERIPLGLAVAIDFLGPLSVATIGYGLSRRLLWPLIAALGVLALAHDGKGWVGDIEGVFFALGAGTGWAIYIVLTKEIGGSFKGLEGLSVSLLAAALVATPFGFAGAAPNLDAYGLVEMIGLAILVPLLPYTLELVALRRMPTASFGILMSLEPAIAALAGFIVLAQPMTLLQMAGTALVVAASAGATFSARQ; encoded by the coding sequence ATGCAAGACGAGATGAACGACGACGCCGGCGTACTGGCATTGGAAACGCCTGCCACGTCCTCCGGCCTGGCGGCTGGCGGGCTGATGTGCCTCCTCTCTATGTCTTCGATCCAGTTCGGTGCAGCTCTTTCTTCTCAGGCCATCGCGAGCTACGGACCGGCTGGAGCAAGCTGGCTGCGCCTCGCTTTGGCGGCCATCATTCTCGCCGTTGTCGTGCGGCCGCGCGTCGTCAGCTACGACAGGGCGCAATGGACAAGCGCACTGGTTCTCGGCGCGACGACAGCGCTGATGACCATGAGCTTCTTCGCGGCGATCGAGCGCATTCCGCTCGGCCTTGCCGTGGCGATCGATTTTCTCGGCCCGCTCTCCGTTGCGACCATCGGCTATGGCCTCAGCCGACGTCTCCTTTGGCCGCTCATTGCTGCGCTTGGTGTTCTCGCGCTTGCTCATGACGGTAAAGGCTGGGTCGGCGATATCGAGGGTGTTTTCTTTGCACTTGGCGCGGGAACTGGCTGGGCGATCTATATTGTCCTGACAAAAGAGATCGGTGGGAGCTTCAAGGGGTTGGAAGGGCTTTCCGTATCGCTGCTGGCCGCCGCTCTTGTCGCGACGCCCTTCGGCTTTGCCGGCGCCGCACCGAACCTCGATGCTTACGGCCTGGTTGAAATGATTGGCCTTGCCATTCTTGTGCCGCTGCTGCCCTACACGCTGGAGCTGGTTGCCCTGAGGCGCATGCCGACAGCCTCCTTCGGCATTCTCATGAGCCTCGAGCCGGCCATCGCGGCACTCGCAGGTTTCATCGTTCTCGCACAGCCGATGACACTGCTGCAGATGGCCGGAACTGCCCTGGTGGTCGCGGCAAGCGCCGGCGCGACCTTTTCCGCAAGGCAGTGA
- the recX gene encoding recombination regulator RecX, which yields MTDDTVPPDIPTARMLSWARNSAIYRLERRMMTEKQLFDAISRKAKEKFELISAAQLKALADFAVKFAYDNKALDDGAYAEINTRSAVRGGKSKRAIAQKLAAKGVSSDKVEAALAEADDLYAATIFARKRAFGPFRRVELDDKRKAKELSAFARNGFSFEIGRKVFEMSFDDAEEVILAGRL from the coding sequence ATGACCGACGACACTGTTCCACCCGATATACCGACAGCACGCATGCTGAGTTGGGCGCGCAACTCCGCCATCTATCGGCTGGAGCGGCGGATGATGACGGAAAAGCAGCTGTTTGACGCAATCTCCCGCAAGGCGAAAGAGAAGTTCGAGCTTATCAGCGCGGCGCAACTCAAGGCCCTTGCCGATTTTGCCGTCAAATTCGCCTACGACAACAAGGCGCTCGACGATGGCGCATATGCGGAGATCAACACGCGCTCCGCCGTGCGCGGCGGCAAATCGAAACGCGCCATCGCCCAGAAACTTGCGGCCAAGGGCGTCTCCAGCGACAAGGTCGAGGCCGCGCTCGCAGAAGCGGATGACCTCTATGCCGCGACGATCTTTGCCCGCAAACGCGCCTTCGGTCCTTTCCGTCGCGTCGAACTCGACGACAAGCGAAAGGCAAAGGAACTCTCCGCCTTCGCCCGCAATGGCTTCAGCTTCGAGATCGGCAGGAAGGTCTTCGAGATGAGCTTCGATGACGCCGAAGAGGTGATCCTTGCCGGCCGCCTCTGA
- a CDS encoding helix-turn-helix domain-containing protein, with protein MEENLEQAIGIRIRKLRQERGLTLDELAEASGVSRAMISRIERAEASPTASLLARICAALGRSLSAFFAEDGHQVSPLARRQEQQVWRDPETGYLRRAVSAPGTASAVDIVEVEFPPGARVSFPPHAASHGMTQHVWLFDGEMEMTTGEAVYRLRPGDCLFMPVGEGHVFHNPGSAPARYCVVLDRGSR; from the coding sequence ATGGAAGAAAACCTCGAACAGGCAATCGGCATCCGCATTCGCAAGCTGCGGCAGGAAAGGGGCCTGACGCTGGATGAACTTGCAGAGGCGTCGGGCGTCAGTCGCGCCATGATCTCGCGCATCGAGCGGGCGGAGGCGAGCCCCACTGCGTCATTGCTGGCAAGGATCTGCGCCGCGCTGGGCCGGTCGCTATCAGCTTTCTTCGCCGAGGATGGGCACCAGGTTTCCCCGCTCGCGCGCCGTCAGGAGCAGCAGGTCTGGCGCGATCCGGAAACCGGTTACCTCAGGCGCGCGGTCTCGGCGCCCGGCACCGCCTCAGCAGTAGATATCGTCGAAGTCGAATTTCCTCCGGGCGCTCGCGTCAGCTTTCCCCCGCACGCCGCATCTCATGGCATGACGCAGCATGTTTGGCTGTTCGATGGCGAGATGGAGATGACGACGGGAGAGGCGGTCTACCGGCTGCGCCCCGGCGATTGCCTCTTCATGCCCGTCGGCGAAGGCCACGTTTTCCACAATCCCGGCAGCGCGCCGGCGCGCTATTGCGTCGTGCTCGATCGCGGCAGCCGATAA
- the mbfA gene encoding iron exporter MbfA has translation MLARFFRSPKRSFDSLSEQEILALAIASEEDDARIYLAYADRLRPEFPASAKVFEDMAEVEDTHRKSLIEIHRQRFGERIPLIRREHVQGFYERKPDWLRANLSLDAMRQETEAMEDQAYRFYVAAAKRTADASTRELLGDLALAEQGHEDIARMLGDKHTPEDVRRNEDETAHRQFVLTYVQPGLAGLMDGSVSTLAPIFAAAFATQDTWQTFLVGLSASVGAGISMGFTEAAHDDGKISGRGSPVKRGLACGIMTALGGLGHALPYLIPHFWTATITAAIIVFFELWAIAFIQNRYMETPFLRAAFQVVLGGSLVLAAGILIGNG, from the coding sequence ATGCTGGCGCGGTTTTTCAGGTCGCCGAAACGGTCTTTTGACTCTCTCTCCGAGCAGGAGATTCTTGCCCTTGCGATTGCCTCCGAGGAAGACGATGCCCGCATTTATCTCGCCTATGCCGACAGACTGCGCCCTGAATTTCCGGCCTCTGCCAAGGTCTTTGAAGATATGGCGGAGGTCGAGGACACGCACCGCAAATCGCTGATCGAAATCCATCGCCAGCGTTTCGGCGAGCGCATCCCACTGATCCGGCGCGAGCATGTGCAGGGTTTTTACGAGCGCAAGCCGGACTGGCTGAGAGCCAATTTGTCGCTCGATGCGATGCGGCAGGAGACCGAGGCGATGGAGGACCAAGCCTATCGGTTTTATGTCGCGGCGGCTAAGCGCACCGCCGACGCCTCGACGCGTGAGCTCCTCGGCGACCTCGCGCTCGCCGAACAGGGGCATGAGGATATTGCCCGCATGTTGGGCGACAAGCATACGCCTGAGGATGTCAGGCGCAATGAGGACGAGACGGCGCACCGGCAATTCGTGCTGACCTATGTGCAGCCCGGCCTTGCCGGGCTGATGGACGGCTCGGTCTCGACGCTGGCGCCGATTTTCGCCGCCGCCTTCGCCACGCAGGATACCTGGCAGACCTTCCTCGTCGGTCTTTCCGCCTCCGTCGGCGCCGGCATCTCGATGGGCTTCACCGAAGCCGCCCATGACGACGGCAAGATTTCCGGCAGGGGCTCGCCGGTCAAGCGCGGCCTTGCCTGCGGCATCATGACCGCGCTCGGCGGCCTCGGCCATGCGCTGCCTTATCTGATCCCGCATTTCTGGACGGCAACGATCACCGCTGCGATCATTGTCTTCTTTGAACTCTGGGCAATTGCTTTCATCCAGAACCGCTACATGGAAACCCCTTTCCTACGCGCCGCCTTCCAGGTGGTGCTCGGCGGCAGCCTGGTGCTCGCCGCCGGTATTCTGATCGGGAATGGGTGA
- a CDS encoding GNAT family N-acetyltransferase: MRDIRILSAEEARAAISDLSDVLADCVAGGASVGFMHPYGPEDAESYWSDVADAVAGGGSLLLVAELDGRIVATVQVGAAQMPNQPHRGDLKKLLVHRSARGKGLARLLMEAAEREAAARGKTLLVLDTATGSDAEAIYPRLGWQRVGVIPDYALWPQGGFCDTTLFYKRLA; the protein is encoded by the coding sequence GTGCGTGACATTCGTATCCTTTCGGCCGAGGAAGCTCGCGCCGCCATTTCTGATCTTTCGGACGTGCTCGCAGATTGTGTCGCGGGCGGCGCCTCCGTCGGCTTCATGCATCCCTACGGGCCCGAAGATGCCGAGTCCTATTGGTCAGACGTTGCTGATGCGGTCGCCGGCGGGGGCAGCCTGTTGCTGGTCGCCGAACTCGATGGCCGGATCGTCGCCACTGTGCAGGTAGGAGCCGCGCAGATGCCGAACCAGCCGCATCGCGGCGATCTGAAGAAGCTCTTGGTGCATCGCTCCGCCCGCGGCAAGGGCCTTGCGCGTCTGTTGATGGAAGCTGCTGAACGCGAGGCGGCCGCTCGCGGCAAAACCCTGCTGGTGCTCGACACGGCAACCGGCAGCGATGCCGAGGCGATCTATCCCCGCCTGGGCTGGCAGCGCGTCGGCGTCATTCCCGATTATGCGCTGTGGCCGCAAGGCGGATTCTGCGACACCACCCTATTTTACAAGCGGCTCGCTTGA
- a CDS encoding HAD family hydrolase, protein MKVLMVDVDGVLIHGRPADGLPLFTFLERDLGLSLELLQREFFQTHWGEIIVGREALEPRLAQVLAKIAPHLSAATLIDYWFENDSRVDRNLLEELVALRHSGITLFLATNQEHRRARYLMEQAGLGAHFDDILYSADLGHRKPSPDFFRLATERAAVLPGEIAFIDDMAENIEAARQFGWHAAQWTAGATLAGALPAFGQLVRSDLAQSSEPLVK, encoded by the coding sequence ATGAAAGTGTTGATGGTCGATGTCGATGGCGTGCTCATTCATGGGCGTCCAGCCGACGGCCTCCCTCTCTTCACATTTCTGGAGCGCGATCTGGGACTCAGTCTCGAGCTGCTGCAGCGGGAATTCTTCCAGACCCACTGGGGCGAAATCATCGTCGGCCGCGAGGCGCTGGAACCGAGGCTCGCCCAAGTGCTGGCAAAAATCGCGCCTCACCTCAGCGCTGCGACGCTGATCGATTACTGGTTTGAAAACGATTCCCGCGTCGACCGCAATCTCCTGGAAGAGCTGGTCGCGCTTCGGCATAGCGGTATCACGCTCTTTCTGGCAACCAACCAGGAGCATAGGCGGGCGCGTTACCTGATGGAACAGGCCGGCCTTGGTGCACATTTCGACGATATCCTCTATTCCGCAGATCTCGGGCACAGGAAACCTTCGCCAGACTTCTTCAGGCTTGCAACCGAGCGCGCCGCCGTGCTGCCCGGTGAGATCGCCTTCATCGACGACATGGCGGAAAATATCGAGGCGGCGCGGCAGTTCGGTTGGCACGCGGCGCAGTGGACGGCGGGCGCCACACTTGCGGGTGCGTTGCCGGCATTCGGCCAGCTGGTTCGATCCGATCTGGCGCAATCAAGCGAGCCGCTTGTAAAATAG
- the tenA gene encoding thiaminase II, producing the protein MDGSMQHTDTTGSFTAAAWSRIKPIMAEIERLPLLERLSDGTLPPEIFRHYILQDAIYLKHYARCLAIVAAKAPDNAQFLRFLGSAQKAITVEQGLHAGFLSQFGISSADVTAAEPSPSCFAYTNFLLATAYHSSYAIALSAILPCFWIYMHVGEGIKGRPAIEGNVFQAWINTYGDPQFAAGAREVIALTDIAARAASETERAEMMDVFVRASQYEWMFWDSAWRLETWPV; encoded by the coding sequence ATGGACGGCAGCATGCAGCATACGGATACGACAGGAAGCTTCACTGCCGCCGCCTGGAGCCGTATCAAGCCGATCATGGCCGAGATCGAGCGGCTGCCGTTGCTGGAACGGCTTTCGGACGGCACGCTGCCGCCAGAGATTTTCCGCCACTATATCCTGCAGGACGCGATCTATCTGAAACATTACGCCCGGTGCCTGGCCATCGTCGCGGCAAAGGCGCCAGACAACGCTCAGTTCCTGCGTTTCCTCGGTTCGGCGCAGAAGGCCATTACCGTAGAACAGGGTCTGCATGCCGGCTTCCTCTCGCAGTTCGGCATTTCGAGCGCGGATGTGACGGCCGCCGAGCCCTCGCCTTCCTGCTTCGCCTATACGAATTTCCTCCTGGCGACCGCTTATCACAGCTCCTATGCCATTGCGCTTTCGGCCATCCTGCCGTGCTTCTGGATCTACATGCATGTCGGCGAAGGCATCAAAGGCAGGCCGGCGATCGAAGGCAATGTTTTTCAGGCCTGGATCAACACCTATGGCGATCCGCAGTTTGCCGCCGGCGCCCGCGAGGTGATCGCGCTGACCGATATCGCCGCCCGCGCCGCATCGGAGACGGAGCGCGCCGAGATGATGGACGTTTTCGTGCGCGCCTCGCAATATGAATGGATGTTCTGGGATTCGGCCTGGCGGCTGGAAACGTGGCCGGTCTGA